The following coding sequences are from one Formosa haliotis window:
- a CDS encoding DUF5103 domain-containing protein, translating to MSYKIYTFIFFSFVFGSSFAQIQEETSPPDYIKTITFKGDTDVSILPIINLGDVLQLEFDALNGNEDDFYYSIEYFNYDWTPTSLMRSEYIDGFDKQRITQYDNSFNTYQLYSHYVLTIPNNQVRSLKVSGNYMIKVYNESDELMFSRKFMVNEGGANVGVTIKLSRDVKYLNEKQTVDLLINSNTILFNNPLQTVKTTIIQNNNLKTAINNVKPMYTMGNDLIYKYNTETTFWAGNEYLYFENKEIRVANSGINFVDLQELYNNYLFTNGVRKYKPYTYNPDINGNFVINNIDSEYPNIEADYAWIHFSLLADEVPINKSVHVYGNFNNYDVNETTKMTYNQDKGVYENAMLLKQGFYNYKFVVQEETGQVDEGFISGNFYQTENDYKVIVYYRDLGGRYDKIIGIGEASSLNLSN from the coding sequence ATGAGTTATAAAATTTACACCTTCATATTTTTTTCTTTTGTTTTCGGCTCATCTTTTGCTCAAATACAAGAAGAAACTAGTCCACCCGACTATATAAAAACCATAACCTTTAAAGGAGATACAGATGTAAGTATTTTGCCAATTATAAATTTAGGCGATGTGTTACAACTTGAATTTGATGCCCTTAATGGTAATGAAGACGACTTTTATTACTCTATTGAATATTTTAATTACGATTGGACACCTACCTCTTTAATGCGGTCTGAGTATATTGATGGATTCGACAAACAGCGTATTACACAATACGACAACTCTTTTAACACCTATCAATTATACTCCCATTACGTGCTTACCATTCCTAACAATCAAGTTAGAAGTTTAAAGGTTTCTGGTAATTATATGATAAAAGTTTACAATGAAAGCGACGAGCTTATGTTTTCTAGAAAATTTATGGTTAACGAAGGAGGTGCAAATGTTGGAGTAACTATTAAACTGTCTAGAGATGTAAAATATTTAAACGAAAAACAAACTGTCGACCTTTTAATAAATTCCAATACCATTCTATTTAACAACCCCTTACAAACTGTTAAAACAACAATTATTCAGAACAATAATTTAAAAACAGCCATTAACAATGTAAAACCAATGTACACAATGGGGAACGATTTAATTTATAAGTATAATACCGAAACTACTTTTTGGGCCGGTAATGAATACTTATATTTTGAAAACAAGGAAATTCGAGTGGCTAACTCTGGTATTAATTTCGTAGACCTACAAGAGCTTTACAACAATTACCTTTTTACTAATGGGGTTAGAAAATACAAACCTTACACCTACAACCCAGATATAAACGGAAATTTTGTAATTAACAATATAGATTCCGAATACCCAAATATTGAAGCCGATTATGCCTGGATCCATTTTTCTCTCCTTGCCGATGAAGTGCCTATAAATAAAAGTGTACATGTGTATGGCAATTTCAATAATTACGATGTTAATGAAACAACCAAAATGACCTACAACCAAGACAAAGGGGTTTACGAAAATGCCATGCTATTAAAACAAGGATTCTACAATTACAAATTTGTAGTTCAAGAAGAGACTGGGCAAGTTGATGAAGGCTTTATAAGTGGAAATTTTTATCAAACAGAAAACGATTATAAAGTCATTGTGTACTACCGCGACTTAGGCGGACGATACGATAAAATTATTGGAATTGGAGAAGCGAGCTCTTTAAATCTATCAAATTAA